The Medicago truncatula cultivar Jemalong A17 chromosome 4, MtrunA17r5.0-ANR, whole genome shotgun sequence genome includes a region encoding these proteins:
- the LOC25492293 gene encoding protein HIRA isoform X1 — MIAEKPIWVRHEGMQIFSIDVQPGGLRFATGGGDHKVRIWNMKFVSTDLTNDLTNDESSQRLLATLRDHFGSVNCVRWAKHGRYVASGSDDQVILIHERKPGSGTTEFGSGEPPDIENWKVAMTLRGHTADVVDLNWSPDDSTLASGSLDNTIHIWNMSNGICTTVLRGHSSLVKGVAWDPIGSFIASQSDDKTVIIWKTSDWSLAHRTDGHWAKSLGSTFFRRLGWSPCGHFITTTHGFQKPRHSAPVLERGEWSATFDFLGHNAPIIVVKFNHSMFKKHLSTTEEVKSVPAGWSNGASKTGNKEPQPYNVIAIGSQDRTITVWTTASPRPLFVAKHFFTQSVVDLSWSPDGYSLFACSLDGSVATFHFEAKELGQRLSDTELDELKRSRYGDVRGRQANLAESPAQLLLEAASTKQTPSKKVVANPQNQTIAKAYVDTRVGAKSVGAKNVEPQVEPNKKSDGPVGGDALNKITTSARISSPVKQREYRRPDGRRRIIPEAVGVPVQQENISGAVQSQELGFPVMSSEHQRGNNGVVSNNDTVRTSTLGGAPGRNSDLKERSGVTARATISESLVIEKVPASSGRDGTINVEQLGNSTTTGSHAALSIRIVDKKSGEDTLPICLEARPREHAVNDIAGVGNASMMRETEIACTRGPQTLWSDRISGKVTVLAGNANFLAVGCEDGCLQIYTKCGRRAMPTMMMGSAAIFVDCDESWKLLLVTRKGSLYLWDLFSRTCLLQDSLVSLVASSPSSSAKDTGTIKVISAKLSKSGSPLVVLATRHAFIFDMSLKCWLRVADDCFPASNFASSWSLGSIQSGELAALQVDVKKYLARKPGWTRMTDDGVQTRAHLEAQLASSLALGSPNEYRQCLLSYVRFLAREADESRLREVCESFLGPPTGMAEEASSDKSLAWDPVVLGMRKHKLLIEDILPAMASNRKVQRLLNEFMDLVSEYEIADTNHDQRNPVLLKTSSPVTNLIESGPLGTYVNDTPEDSMDNNTRVVESRENFTTAANEASAHDQVVQDTPDQE; from the exons ATGATTGCTGAGAAACCTATATGGGTTAGGCATGAAGGCATGCAAATTTTCTCCATTGATGTTCAACCTGGTGGCCTTAGGTTTGCTACTGGTGGTGGTGACCACAAg GTTCGTATATGGAATATGAAGTTTGTTTCTACTGACTTAACAAATGACTTAACAAATGACGAGTCTTCTCAGAGGCTTCTTGCAACCCTGCGGGATCATTTTGGGTCTGTCAACTGCGTAAGGTGGGCTAAGCATGGAAGGTATGTTGCATCTGGGTCGGACGATCAGGTGATATTAATTCATGAGAGGAAGCCTGGTTCAGGTACCACTGAATTCGGCAGTGGAGAGCCACCGGATATTGAAAACTGGAAAGTCGCAATGACTTTGAGAGGGCACACTGCAGATGTG GTGGATCTTAATTGGTCTCCTGATGATTCCACATTGGCCAGTGGTAGTTTGGACAACACCATCCATATATGGAATATGAGTAATGGCATTTGCACAACTGTTCTAAGGGGCCACTCTAGCTTGGTTAAGGGCGTTGCTTGGGATCCTATTGGATCTTTTATAGCAAGTCAATCTGATGATAAAACAGTCATTATCTGGAAAACTAGTGATTGGAGTCTTGCTCACAGGACAGATGGTCACTGGGCTAAATCA CTTGGATCAACCTTCTTCAGACGACTTGGATGGTCTCCATGTGGTCATTTTATCACCACTACTCATGGTTTCCAGAAGCCAAGGCATTCTGCCCCTGTCCTTGAGAGAGGGGAATGGTCTGCAACTTTTGACTTCTTAGGACACAACGCTCCAATTATTGTGGTCAAGTTCAACCATTCAATGTTCAAAAAGCATTTGTCTACCACCGAGGAAGTGAAGTCTGTGCCTGCCGGGTGGTCCAATGGGGCTTCCAAGACTGGAAATAAAGAGCCACAGCCGTACAATGTTATTGCAATTGGAAGTCAGGATCGAACTATAACTGTTTGGACTACTGCAAGTCCTCGTCCTCTTTTTGTGGCCAAGCACTTTTTTACTCAAAGTGTTGTGGATTTATCCTG GAGCCCTGATGGGTATTCACTTTTTGCCTGTTCCTTGGATGGATCGGTTGCTACATTTCATTTTGAGGCGAAAGAACTTGGTCAGAGACTCAGTGATACTGAGTTAGATGAGCTGAAGAGAAGTCGCTACGGTGATGTGAGAGGTCGTCAAGCAAACTTAGCAGAGAGTCCAGCACAGTTATTGCTAGAAGCAGCTTCTACCAAGCAAACACCAAGCAAGAAGGTGGTTGCTAATCCGCAAAATCAGACAATTGCAAAAGCTTATGTTGATACACGTGTTGGTGCAAAAAGTGTTGGTGCAAAAAATGTGGAGCCTCAAGTTGAACCTAATAAGAAGAGTGACGGTCCCGTTGGTGGTGATGcattaaacaaaattacaaccTCTGCACGGATTTCTAGCCCTGTGAAGCAAAGAGAATATAGACGTCCTGATGGAAGGAGAAGAATTATTCCAGAAGCAGTTGGAGTTCCTGTTCAGCAGGAAAATATTTCTGGTGCAGTTCAATCCCAAGAACTTGGCTTCCCTGTCATGTCCTCTGAGCACCAAAGGGGTAACAATGGAGTTGTATCTAACAATGATACCGTAAGAACAAGTACCTTAGGTGGAGCACCTGGCAGAAATTCAGATTTAAAAGAACGCTCAGGGGTTACCGCCAGGGCTACGATTTCTGAGAGCCTTGTGATTGAGAAGGTTCCGGCCTCTTCTGGCAGAGATGGAACCATCAATGTTGAGCAGTTGGGAAATTCGACGACTACCGGTTCTCATGCCGCTCTTTCGATTAGGATAGTTGACAAGAAAAGTGGGGAGGATACTTTACCTATTTGTTTAGAAGCAAGGCCGAGAGAACATGCTGTTAATGACATTGCAGGGGTGGGAAATGCATCCATGATGAGGGAAACAGAAATTGCTTGCACTAGAGGGCCTCAAACACTTTGGTCTGATAGGATATCAGGAAAAGTCACTGTTTTAGCTGGAAATGCAAATTTTTTGGCGGTTGGTTGTGAGGATGGATGCCTGCAG ATTTACACAAAGTGTGGGAGACGAGCAATGCCTACCATGATGATGGGATCTGCAGCAATATTTGTAGACTGTGATGAAAGTTGGAAGCTGTTGCTGGTGACTAGAAAAGGATCACTTTATTTATGGGATTTATTCAGTCGAACCTGTCTCCTTCAAGACTCGTTGGTTTCTCTTGTTGCTTCAAGTCCTAGCTCATCTGCTAAAGATACAG GCACCATTAAAGTTATATCTGCAAAGCTATCAAAGTCTGGTTCTCCTCTTGTTGTTTTGGCAACTCGTCATGCTTTCATATTTGACATGAGTCTCAAGTGTTGGTTAAGGGTTGCTGATGACTGCTTCCCTGCATCAAATTTTGCCAGCTCTTGGAGTTTGGGCTCTATTCAAAGTGGTGAACTGGCTGCTTTGCAGGTcgatgttaaaaaatatttggccCGCAAGCCAGGTTGGACTAG AATGACTGATGACGGAGTGCAGACACGTGCTCACTTGGAAGCTCAGTTGGCCTCTTCTTTGGCTTTGGGATCCCCCAATGAATATCGCCAATGCCTATTGTCCTATGTACGATTTCTTGCAAG AGAAGCAGATGAATCTCGATTACGAGAAGTCTGTGAGAGTTTCCTTGGACCTCCAACAGGCATGGCTGAAGAAGCATCATCCGATAAGAGTTTGGCATGGGATCCTGTTGTGCTT GGAATGAGGAAACACAAACTCCTCATCGAAGACATTCTTCCAGCCATGGCTTCAAATAGGAAAGTCCAGAGACTGCTCAACGAATTCATGGATCTAGTATCCGAATACGAAATTGCTGATACTAATCATGATCAAAGAAATCCAGTATTACTCAAGACATCTTCACCTGTCACTAATCTAATAGAGAGTGGTCCCTTAGGAACATACGTAAATGACACTCCTGAGGACAGCATGGACAATAACACTCGGGTGGTAGAAAGTCGTGAAAATTTCACTACTGCTGCTAATGAAGCTAGTGCACATGATCAAGTTGTTCAGGATACACCAGATCAGGAATGA
- the LOC25492293 gene encoding protein HIRA isoform X2, which yields MSNGICTTVLRGHSSLVKGVAWDPIGSFIASQSDDKTVIIWKTSDWSLAHRTDGHWAKSLGSTFFRRLGWSPCGHFITTTHGFQKPRHSAPVLERGEWSATFDFLGHNAPIIVVKFNHSMFKKHLSTTEEVKSVPAGWSNGASKTGNKEPQPYNVIAIGSQDRTITVWTTASPRPLFVAKHFFTQSVVDLSWSPDGYSLFACSLDGSVATFHFEAKELGQRLSDTELDELKRSRYGDVRGRQANLAESPAQLLLEAASTKQTPSKKVVANPQNQTIAKAYVDTRVGAKSVGAKNVEPQVEPNKKSDGPVGGDALNKITTSARISSPVKQREYRRPDGRRRIIPEAVGVPVQQENISGAVQSQELGFPVMSSEHQRGNNGVVSNNDTVRTSTLGGAPGRNSDLKERSGVTARATISESLVIEKVPASSGRDGTINVEQLGNSTTTGSHAALSIRIVDKKSGEDTLPICLEARPREHAVNDIAGVGNASMMRETEIACTRGPQTLWSDRISGKVTVLAGNANFLAVGCEDGCLQIYTKCGRRAMPTMMMGSAAIFVDCDESWKLLLVTRKGSLYLWDLFSRTCLLQDSLVSLVASSPSSSAKDTGTIKVISAKLSKSGSPLVVLATRHAFIFDMSLKCWLRVADDCFPASNFASSWSLGSIQSGELAALQVDVKKYLARKPGWTRMTDDGVQTRAHLEAQLASSLALGSPNEYRQCLLSYVRFLAREADESRLREVCESFLGPPTGMAEEASSDKSLAWDPVVLGMRKHKLLIEDILPAMASNRKVQRLLNEFMDLVSEYEIADTNHDQRNPVLLKTSSPVTNLIESGPLGTYVNDTPEDSMDNNTRVVESRENFTTAANEASAHDQVVQDTPDQE from the exons ATGAGTAATGGCATTTGCACAACTGTTCTAAGGGGCCACTCTAGCTTGGTTAAGGGCGTTGCTTGGGATCCTATTGGATCTTTTATAGCAAGTCAATCTGATGATAAAACAGTCATTATCTGGAAAACTAGTGATTGGAGTCTTGCTCACAGGACAGATGGTCACTGGGCTAAATCA CTTGGATCAACCTTCTTCAGACGACTTGGATGGTCTCCATGTGGTCATTTTATCACCACTACTCATGGTTTCCAGAAGCCAAGGCATTCTGCCCCTGTCCTTGAGAGAGGGGAATGGTCTGCAACTTTTGACTTCTTAGGACACAACGCTCCAATTATTGTGGTCAAGTTCAACCATTCAATGTTCAAAAAGCATTTGTCTACCACCGAGGAAGTGAAGTCTGTGCCTGCCGGGTGGTCCAATGGGGCTTCCAAGACTGGAAATAAAGAGCCACAGCCGTACAATGTTATTGCAATTGGAAGTCAGGATCGAACTATAACTGTTTGGACTACTGCAAGTCCTCGTCCTCTTTTTGTGGCCAAGCACTTTTTTACTCAAAGTGTTGTGGATTTATCCTG GAGCCCTGATGGGTATTCACTTTTTGCCTGTTCCTTGGATGGATCGGTTGCTACATTTCATTTTGAGGCGAAAGAACTTGGTCAGAGACTCAGTGATACTGAGTTAGATGAGCTGAAGAGAAGTCGCTACGGTGATGTGAGAGGTCGTCAAGCAAACTTAGCAGAGAGTCCAGCACAGTTATTGCTAGAAGCAGCTTCTACCAAGCAAACACCAAGCAAGAAGGTGGTTGCTAATCCGCAAAATCAGACAATTGCAAAAGCTTATGTTGATACACGTGTTGGTGCAAAAAGTGTTGGTGCAAAAAATGTGGAGCCTCAAGTTGAACCTAATAAGAAGAGTGACGGTCCCGTTGGTGGTGATGcattaaacaaaattacaaccTCTGCACGGATTTCTAGCCCTGTGAAGCAAAGAGAATATAGACGTCCTGATGGAAGGAGAAGAATTATTCCAGAAGCAGTTGGAGTTCCTGTTCAGCAGGAAAATATTTCTGGTGCAGTTCAATCCCAAGAACTTGGCTTCCCTGTCATGTCCTCTGAGCACCAAAGGGGTAACAATGGAGTTGTATCTAACAATGATACCGTAAGAACAAGTACCTTAGGTGGAGCACCTGGCAGAAATTCAGATTTAAAAGAACGCTCAGGGGTTACCGCCAGGGCTACGATTTCTGAGAGCCTTGTGATTGAGAAGGTTCCGGCCTCTTCTGGCAGAGATGGAACCATCAATGTTGAGCAGTTGGGAAATTCGACGACTACCGGTTCTCATGCCGCTCTTTCGATTAGGATAGTTGACAAGAAAAGTGGGGAGGATACTTTACCTATTTGTTTAGAAGCAAGGCCGAGAGAACATGCTGTTAATGACATTGCAGGGGTGGGAAATGCATCCATGATGAGGGAAACAGAAATTGCTTGCACTAGAGGGCCTCAAACACTTTGGTCTGATAGGATATCAGGAAAAGTCACTGTTTTAGCTGGAAATGCAAATTTTTTGGCGGTTGGTTGTGAGGATGGATGCCTGCAG ATTTACACAAAGTGTGGGAGACGAGCAATGCCTACCATGATGATGGGATCTGCAGCAATATTTGTAGACTGTGATGAAAGTTGGAAGCTGTTGCTGGTGACTAGAAAAGGATCACTTTATTTATGGGATTTATTCAGTCGAACCTGTCTCCTTCAAGACTCGTTGGTTTCTCTTGTTGCTTCAAGTCCTAGCTCATCTGCTAAAGATACAG GCACCATTAAAGTTATATCTGCAAAGCTATCAAAGTCTGGTTCTCCTCTTGTTGTTTTGGCAACTCGTCATGCTTTCATATTTGACATGAGTCTCAAGTGTTGGTTAAGGGTTGCTGATGACTGCTTCCCTGCATCAAATTTTGCCAGCTCTTGGAGTTTGGGCTCTATTCAAAGTGGTGAACTGGCTGCTTTGCAGGTcgatgttaaaaaatatttggccCGCAAGCCAGGTTGGACTAG AATGACTGATGACGGAGTGCAGACACGTGCTCACTTGGAAGCTCAGTTGGCCTCTTCTTTGGCTTTGGGATCCCCCAATGAATATCGCCAATGCCTATTGTCCTATGTACGATTTCTTGCAAG AGAAGCAGATGAATCTCGATTACGAGAAGTCTGTGAGAGTTTCCTTGGACCTCCAACAGGCATGGCTGAAGAAGCATCATCCGATAAGAGTTTGGCATGGGATCCTGTTGTGCTT GGAATGAGGAAACACAAACTCCTCATCGAAGACATTCTTCCAGCCATGGCTTCAAATAGGAAAGTCCAGAGACTGCTCAACGAATTCATGGATCTAGTATCCGAATACGAAATTGCTGATACTAATCATGATCAAAGAAATCCAGTATTACTCAAGACATCTTCACCTGTCACTAATCTAATAGAGAGTGGTCCCTTAGGAACATACGTAAATGACACTCCTGAGGACAGCATGGACAATAACACTCGGGTGGTAGAAAGTCGTGAAAATTTCACTACTGCTGCTAATGAAGCTAGTGCACATGATCAAGTTGTTCAGGATACACCAGATCAGGAATGA